From Miscanthus floridulus cultivar M001 chromosome 15, ASM1932011v1, whole genome shotgun sequence, the proteins below share one genomic window:
- the LOC136506584 gene encoding receptor-like serine/threonine-protein kinase SD1-7, which translates to MDDCKCSSDDALERILQDPNSMPRVMQLEYLKRITDNFSDERLLGEGGFGKVYKGEVQNGKMIAVKKFKQLTNPDVQQKLFENEVLPLMRLRNPNIVRCVGYCSEKSSVVVKHNGIFVLAESHEMLLCLEYLTMGSLDKHLKDESSGLGWRTCYKIIKGVCCSLHYLHEECRPQNNNALIIHLDLKPSNILLDENMVPKVADFGLSKLLYDKKTQICPVEGTFGYMAPEYVNEGKISTKADIYSLGVVIIEIITGCKADPDIEQIINKWGNRSAEALSSVDCQQIRSCLEIGKCCMKSERNERPTTGEIMKKLGLESIECSLDSEGGPLCKKQKEVATCLLKTRKRKLL; encoded by the exons ATGGACGATTGTAAGTGTAGCAGTGATGATGCGCTGGAGCGCATATTACAAGATCCCAATTCAATGCCAAGAGTTATGCAATTAGAATATTTGAAGAGGATCACAGATAATTTCTCTGATGAGCGATTACTCGGTGAAGGTGGGTTTGGTAAGGTTTATAAG GGAGAGGTTCAAAATGGGAAAATGATCGCCGTGAAGAAGTTTAAACAGTTAACAAATCCAGATGTTCAGCAGAAGCTGTTTGAGAATGAGGTGCTTCCTCTTATGCGTCTCAGGAACCCCAATATAGTACGATGTGTAGGATATTGTTCCGAAAAAAGCAGCGTAGTTGTCAAGCACAATGGAATTTTTGTTCTTGCGGAATCGCACGAGATGTTACTTTGCTTGGAGTATCTGACAATGGGCAGCCTTGATAAACATCTTAAAG ATGAATCTTCTGGACTTGGTTGGCGCACATGCTACAAAATAATTAAGGGGGTTTGCTGTAGTTTACATTACCTTCATGAGGAATGTAGACCTCAAAATAATAATGCTTTAATTATTCACTTGGACCTAAAACCTTCTAACATATTGCTCGATGAAAATATGGTGCCAAAAGTTGCAGATTTTGGTCTGTCAAAACTCCTTTATGATAAGAAAACTCAAATTTGCCCCGTTGAAGGAACATT TGGTTACATGGCACCAGAATACGTAAATGAAGGTAAAATATCAACTAAGGCAGACATCTATAGTTTAGGTGTAGTAATAATAGAGATCATAACAGGTTGCAAAGCTGATCCTGATATCGAACAA ATAATTAACAAATGGGGAAATAGGTCGGCAGAAGCACTATCATCCGTAGATTGCCAACAGATAAGAAGTTGTCTTGAAATAGGTAAATGCTGCATGAAAAGCGAACGAAATGAAAGGCCAACTACGGGGGAAATTATGAAGAAGCTTGGTTTGGAAAGCATAGAATGCAGTCTCGACAGCGAAGGAGGGCCCCtttgcaaaaaacaaaaagaagttGCCACGTGCCTCCTGAAAACCAG